One segment of Bradyrhizobium sp. WD16 DNA contains the following:
- a CDS encoding glutathione S-transferase family protein, translating into MILIGQYDSPFVRRVAIALRLYGFAFEHRPWSIFGDADKIAPFNPLRRVPTLVLDDGEVLIESWAILDHLDECVGKGKAMIASAGAVRRRALKTCALATGLGDKAVSLVYERVLHAERSDLWMERCRTQISGVLDALEAERGNIKSPWWFGERIGHADIAVGCVLRFTKEAHPGVFDAGRWPALAVHAEACEDLPAFCEIVQPFLAPEG; encoded by the coding sequence GTGATTCTGATCGGCCAGTATGACTCTCCCTTCGTGCGGCGCGTCGCCATTGCGCTGCGGCTCTATGGTTTTGCCTTCGAACACCGGCCGTGGTCGATCTTCGGCGATGCCGACAAGATCGCCCCGTTCAATCCGCTGCGCCGCGTGCCGACCCTGGTGCTGGACGACGGCGAGGTGCTGATCGAAAGCTGGGCCATTCTCGATCATCTCGACGAATGCGTCGGCAAGGGCAAGGCGATGATCGCGTCCGCCGGCGCGGTCCGGCGCCGTGCCCTGAAGACCTGCGCGCTCGCCACCGGCCTTGGCGACAAGGCGGTGAGCCTCGTCTACGAGCGCGTGCTGCATGCCGAGCGCTCCGATCTGTGGATGGAGCGCTGCCGGACCCAGATCTCCGGCGTGCTGGATGCCCTGGAAGCCGAGCGCGGCAACATCAAGTCGCCGTGGTGGTTCGGCGAACGCATCGGCCACGCCGATATCGCGGTCGGCTGCGTCTTGCGCTTCACGAAAGAGGCCCATCCCGGCGTGTTCGATGCCGGCCGCTGGCCGGCGCTGGCGGTGCATGCCGAGGCCTGTGAAGACCTGCCGGCGTTCTGCGAGATCGTCCAGCCGTTCCTGGCGCCGGAGGGCTGA
- the groL gene encoding chaperonin GroEL (60 kDa chaperone family; promotes refolding of misfolded polypeptides especially under stressful conditions; forms two stacked rings of heptamers to form a barrel-shaped 14mer; ends can be capped by GroES; misfolded proteins enter the barrel where they are refolded when GroES binds) has protein sequence MAAKDVKFAGDARERMLRGVDILANAVKVTLGPKGRNVVIDKSFGAPRITKDGVTVAKEIELEDKFENMGAQMVREVASKTNDTAGDGTTTATVLAQAIVREGAKAVAAGMNPMDLKRGIDIAVTAVVKDIEKRAKPVAASSEVAQVGTISANGDTTIGKMIAQAMQKVGNEGVITVEEAKSLDTEVDIVEGMKFDRGYLSPYFVTNPEKMTAELEDAYVLLHEKKLSGLQAMLPVLEAVVQSGRPLLIIAEDVEGEALATLVVNRLRGGLKVAAVKAPGFGDRRKAMLEDIAILTGGQLISDDLGMKLENVNLQMLGRAKKVVIDKENTTIVNGAGKKPAIEARVNQIKAQIEETTSDYDREKLQERLAKLAGGVAVIRVGGATEIEVKEKKDRVEDALNATRAAVQEGIVPGGGTALLRAKKAVGRLSNDNSDVQAGINIVLKALEAPIRQIAENAGVEGSIVVGKVLEGKGETFGFDAQNEEYVDLVAKGIIDPAKVVRTALQDAASVAGLLVTTEAMVAELPKEPAPPMPGGGGGMGGMGGMGF, from the coding sequence ATGGCAGCCAAGGACGTGAAATTCGCGGGCGACGCCCGTGAACGCATGCTGCGCGGTGTCGACATCCTCGCCAACGCGGTCAAGGTCACCCTCGGTCCCAAGGGCCGCAACGTGGTGATCGACAAGAGCTTCGGCGCCCCGCGCATCACCAAGGACGGCGTCACCGTCGCCAAGGAGATCGAGCTCGAGGACAAGTTCGAGAACATGGGCGCCCAGATGGTGCGCGAAGTGGCCTCGAAGACCAACGACACCGCCGGCGACGGCACCACCACCGCCACCGTGCTCGCCCAGGCGATCGTGCGCGAAGGCGCCAAGGCGGTCGCGGCCGGCATGAACCCGATGGACCTCAAGCGCGGCATCGACATCGCGGTGACCGCCGTGGTCAAGGACATCGAGAAGCGCGCCAAGCCGGTGGCCGCCTCCTCCGAGGTCGCCCAGGTCGGCACCATCTCGGCCAACGGCGACACCACCATCGGCAAGATGATCGCCCAGGCGATGCAGAAGGTCGGCAACGAGGGCGTCATCACCGTCGAGGAAGCCAAGTCGCTCGATACCGAAGTCGATATCGTCGAAGGCATGAAGTTCGACCGCGGCTATCTCTCGCCCTATTTCGTCACCAATCCCGAGAAGATGACCGCCGAGCTCGAGGACGCCTACGTCCTCCTGCACGAGAAGAAGCTGTCGGGCCTGCAGGCCATGCTGCCGGTGCTCGAGGCCGTGGTGCAGTCGGGCCGTCCGCTCCTGATCATCGCCGAGGACGTCGAGGGCGAGGCGCTCGCCACCCTCGTGGTCAACCGTCTGCGCGGCGGCCTCAAGGTCGCGGCCGTCAAGGCGCCGGGCTTCGGTGATCGCCGCAAGGCCATGCTCGAGGACATTGCGATCCTGACCGGCGGTCAGCTGATCTCCGACGACCTCGGCATGAAGCTCGAGAACGTCAACCTGCAGATGCTCGGCCGCGCCAAGAAGGTCGTGATCGACAAGGAAAACACCACCATCGTCAACGGCGCCGGCAAGAAGCCGGCGATCGAGGCCCGCGTCAACCAGATCAAGGCCCAGATCGAAGAGACCACCTCGGATTACGACCGCGAGAAGCTCCAGGAGCGTCTTGCCAAGCTGGCCGGCGGCGTCGCGGTGATCCGCGTCGGCGGCGCCACCGAGATCGAGGTCAAGGAGAAGAAGGACCGGGTCGAGGACGCCCTCAATGCGACCCGCGCCGCGGTGCAGGAAGGCATCGTGCCGGGCGGCGGCACCGCGCTGCTGCGCGCCAAGAAGGCGGTCGGCCGTCTGTCCAACGACAACTCGGACGTCCAGGCCGGCATCAACATCGTGCTGAAGGCGCTCGAAGCTCCGATCCGCCAGATCGCCGAGAATGCCGGCGTCGAAGGTTCGATCGTTGTCGGCAAGGTGCTCGAGGGCAAGGGTGAGACCTTCGGCTTCGACGCCCAGAACGAGGAATATGTCGACCTCGTCGCCAAGGGCATCATCGATCCGGCCAAGGTGGTGCGCACCGCGCTGCAGGACGCCGCGTCGGTCGCCGGCCTGCTCGTCACCACCGAAGCCATGGTCGCCGAGCTGCCGAAGGAGCCGGCGCCCCCGATGCCGGGCGGCGGCGGCGGCATGGGTGGCATGGGCGGCATGGGCTTCTAA
- the groES gene encoding co-chaperone GroES, translating to MAKTKFRPLHDRVVVKRIDADEKTKGGIIIPDSAKEKPSQGEVIAVGPGGRDEAGKLIPIDLKVGDKVLFGKWSGTEVKIDGVDLLIMKESDIMGVTA from the coding sequence ATGGCCAAGACCAAATTCCGCCCGCTCCATGACCGCGTCGTGGTCAAGCGCATCGACGCCGACGAGAAGACCAAGGGCGGCATCATCATCCCGGACTCCGCCAAGGAAAAGCCGTCCCAGGGCGAAGTGATCGCCGTCGGCCCGGGCGGCCGCGACGAGGCCGGCAAGCTGATCCCGATCGACCTCAAGGTCGGCGACAAGGTGTTGTTCGGCAAGTGGTCGGGCACCGAGGTCAAGATCGATGGCGTCGATCTCCTGATCATGAAGGAGTCCGACATCATGGGCGTGACGGCCTAA